One window of the Verrucomicrobiota bacterium genome contains the following:
- a CDS encoding RNA polymerase sigma factor RpoD/SigA yields the protein MPRNDLSPVDIYLRDIRSMPELTREEELDLFHRIGAGDEEARKHVIKAHLKLVVKIAKKYSRLGVPFMDLVEEGNLGLFRASHKFDLTKGCRFATYASWWIKQFIMRALANQGKTIRLPVYMVERVNRIEKLTNSYKAKHNQNPTVDEIAQQAQLPREKILEIFNIAKKTQSLNVLLNEDKEFIDIIEDKTAIHSEQVVAASMLQEEIIDLLSHLKPREMEIISKRFGLDGSRPQTLKEIGEEYGVSRERVRQIEEVSLRKLKKIMKKKGIFWTDF from the coding sequence ATGCCCCGGAACGATCTGAGCCCCGTGGACATCTACTTGCGCGACATCCGGTCGATGCCCGAGCTGACGCGCGAGGAAGAGCTCGATCTGTTCCACCGCATCGGTGCGGGCGACGAAGAGGCGCGCAAGCACGTCATCAAGGCCCACCTCAAGCTCGTTGTCAAGATCGCCAAGAAATACTCGCGCCTCGGCGTGCCGTTCATGGATCTTGTCGAGGAGGGCAACCTCGGCCTGTTCCGGGCGAGCCACAAGTTCGACCTGACCAAGGGCTGCCGGTTCGCCACGTACGCCTCGTGGTGGATCAAGCAGTTCATCATGCGTGCGTTGGCCAACCAGGGCAAGACGATCCGGCTGCCCGTCTATATGGTCGAGCGCGTCAATCGCATCGAGAAGCTCACCAACAGCTACAAGGCCAAGCACAACCAGAACCCCACCGTTGACGAGATTGCCCAGCAGGCGCAGTTGCCGCGCGAGAAGATCCTCGAGATCTTCAACATCGCCAAGAAGACCCAATCGCTCAACGTGCTCCTGAACGAGGACAAGGAGTTCATCGACATCATCGAGGACAAGACGGCCATCCACTCCGAGCAGGTTGTGGCTGCCTCGATGCTTCAGGAAGAGATCATCGACCTGTTGAGCCACCTCAAGCCGCGCGAGATGGAGATCATCAGCAAGCGCTTCGGCCTCGACGGCTCGCGGCCCCAGACGCTCAAGGAGATCGGCGAGGAGTACGGCGTGAGCCGCGAGCGTGTCCGCCAGATCGAGGAAGTCAGCCTGCGCAAGCTCAAGAAGATCATGAAGAAGAAGGGCATCTTCTGGACCGATTTCTAG
- a CDS encoding pyruvate, phosphate dikinase, with product MSKHVYFFGGGKADGTSAMKNTLGGKGANLAEMASLGIPVPPGFTITTDACVYYFKNNGEYPSGLKEQVGKALKQVEKITGKTFGDPDNPLLVSVRSGARKSMPGMMETVLNVGLTSKTIPGLIKRSGNARFVYDAYRRLIQMYSDVVMEKAAGVEPAEGMGVRQQLERELDKMKKARGVKEDTELTADDLKALIETYKATVKRVLGRPFPDDAVEQLWGGIAAVFQSWNGKRAVSYRRIEGIPDEWGTAVNVQAMVFGNMGNSSATGVAFTRNPATGEHVFYGEWLPNAQGEDVVAGIRTPNPINEVGKTEDTRHLQSLETAMPKLYAELDAIQKKLERHYSDMQDIEFTIEDGRLYMLQTRVGKRNGPAAVRMAVEMVQEKLIPAEEAVMRVRPDQLDELLHPIVDPAAEKKSNPIAKGLPAGPGGGAGQVVFTANDAVAWKKQGKQVILVREETNPEDVEGMRAAAAILTSRGGMTSHAALVARGWGKCCIVGAGGVEVNMAARAFSSNGVTVKEGEWITLNGTRGLVYKGKLPMVEAGEENPTFQALMKLTDSLRRLGVRANADTPADAKRARSFGAEGIGLFRTEHMFYGAGSEVPLFKLRKMIMSNTEAERRAALDELFPYVKADMKATLEAMEGLPVTIRTLDPPLHEFVPHTPDKQAELAQALGISVDDLQKRARDLEETNPMMGHRGVRLGVTYPEVTEMQVRAILEAAAELTQAGKKAFPEIMIPVTCSVNELKHQKAIAVRVHDEVCKKYGVKKVAHSYGTMIEIPRAALTANHIAEEVEFFSFGTNDLTQMTFGFSRDDIGAFASDYLEQGILADEPFQTIDLEGVGELIALGIQRGRATQPKLKVGICGEHGGEPRSVAFCHTVGMNYVSCSPFRVPIARLAAAQAAIEEKRQAAAPARKAAAKKKAAPRKKVSKKASAKKAAAKKPVAKKKAVARRAAKKKVTKKASAKKSAARKKSRRRAR from the coding sequence ATGTCAAAGCACGTCTATTTCTTCGGCGGCGGCAAGGCCGACGGCACGAGCGCGATGAAGAACACCCTCGGGGGCAAGGGCGCCAACCTGGCCGAGATGGCCAGCCTCGGCATTCCGGTGCCGCCGGGGTTTACGATCACGACGGACGCCTGCGTGTACTACTTCAAGAATAATGGCGAGTACCCGTCGGGTCTGAAGGAGCAGGTCGGGAAGGCGCTCAAGCAGGTCGAAAAGATCACGGGCAAGACGTTCGGCGACCCGGACAATCCGCTGCTCGTCTCGGTGCGCTCCGGCGCGCGCAAGAGCATGCCCGGCATGATGGAGACCGTGCTCAACGTCGGGCTCACGTCCAAGACGATACCGGGGCTGATCAAGCGCAGCGGCAACGCGCGGTTTGTCTACGACGCCTACCGCCGCTTGATCCAGATGTACTCCGACGTCGTGATGGAGAAGGCCGCCGGTGTCGAGCCCGCCGAGGGCATGGGCGTGCGCCAGCAGCTCGAGCGCGAGCTCGACAAGATGAAGAAGGCGCGCGGCGTCAAGGAGGACACCGAGCTGACGGCCGACGACCTCAAGGCGCTGATCGAGACCTACAAGGCGACGGTCAAGCGCGTGCTCGGCAGACCGTTCCCCGACGACGCGGTCGAGCAGCTCTGGGGCGGCATCGCGGCCGTGTTCCAGTCGTGGAACGGCAAGCGCGCCGTATCGTACCGCCGCATCGAAGGCATCCCGGACGAGTGGGGCACCGCTGTCAACGTCCAGGCGATGGTGTTCGGCAACATGGGCAACAGCTCAGCTACGGGCGTGGCGTTCACCCGCAATCCGGCTACGGGCGAGCACGTCTTCTACGGCGAGTGGCTGCCCAATGCGCAGGGCGAGGACGTCGTCGCCGGCATCCGCACGCCGAACCCGATCAACGAGGTCGGCAAGACCGAGGACACCAGGCACCTGCAGTCGCTCGAGACGGCGATGCCGAAGCTCTACGCCGAGCTCGACGCGATCCAGAAGAAGCTTGAACGCCACTACAGCGACATGCAGGACATCGAGTTCACCATCGAGGATGGCCGCCTCTACATGCTCCAGACGCGCGTGGGCAAGCGCAACGGCCCGGCCGCGGTACGCATGGCCGTCGAGATGGTGCAGGAGAAGCTCATCCCGGCCGAGGAAGCCGTCATGCGTGTGCGGCCCGACCAGCTCGACGAGCTGCTGCACCCGATTGTCGATCCCGCTGCCGAGAAGAAGTCGAACCCGATTGCCAAGGGCTTGCCCGCCGGCCCCGGTGGGGGTGCGGGCCAGGTCGTCTTCACGGCCAACGACGCCGTGGCCTGGAAGAAGCAAGGCAAGCAGGTCATTCTGGTGCGCGAAGAGACCAACCCCGAAGACGTCGAGGGGATGCGCGCGGCAGCGGCGATCCTCACCTCGCGCGGCGGGATGACGAGCCACGCGGCGCTCGTGGCCCGCGGCTGGGGCAAGTGCTGCATCGTCGGCGCCGGCGGCGTCGAGGTCAACATGGCGGCGCGTGCGTTCAGCTCGAACGGCGTGACGGTGAAGGAAGGCGAGTGGATCACGCTCAACGGCACGCGCGGGCTGGTCTACAAGGGCAAGCTGCCGATGGTCGAGGCGGGCGAGGAGAATCCGACCTTCCAGGCGCTCATGAAGCTCACCGACTCGCTCCGCCGGCTCGGCGTGCGCGCCAATGCCGACACGCCGGCCGACGCCAAGCGCGCTCGCAGCTTCGGCGCCGAGGGCATCGGGCTGTTCCGCACCGAGCACATGTTCTACGGCGCGGGCAGCGAGGTTCCGCTGTTCAAGCTGCGCAAGATGATCATGTCGAACACGGAGGCCGAACGGCGCGCCGCGCTCGATGAGCTGTTCCCGTACGTCAAGGCCGATATGAAGGCCACGCTCGAGGCGATGGAAGGGCTGCCGGTAACCATCCGCACGCTCGATCCGCCGCTGCACGAGTTCGTGCCGCACACGCCCGACAAGCAGGCCGAGCTCGCCCAGGCGCTCGGCATCAGCGTTGACGACCTCCAGAAGCGCGCGCGCGATCTCGAGGAGACGAACCCGATGATGGGCCACCGCGGCGTGCGCCTCGGCGTGACGTATCCCGAGGTGACCGAGATGCAGGTGCGCGCCATCCTCGAGGCGGCCGCCGAGCTGACCCAGGCGGGCAAGAAGGCGTTCCCGGAGATCATGATCCCGGTCACCTGTTCGGTCAACGAGCTCAAGCACCAGAAGGCCATCGCAGTGCGCGTGCACGACGAGGTCTGTAAGAAGTACGGCGTCAAGAAAGTGGCACACTCGTACGGGACGATGATCGAGATCCCGCGCGCGGCGCTCACCGCGAATCACATCGCTGAGGAGGTTGAGTTCTTCAGCTTCGGCACGAATGACCTGACGCAGATGACCTTCGGCTTCTCGCGCGACGACATCGGCGCGTTTGCGTCCGACTACCTCGAGCAGGGCATCCTGGCCGACGAGCCGTTCCAGACCATCGACCTCGAGGGCGTCGGTGAGCTCATCGCGCTCGGCATCCAGCGCGGCCGCGCGACACAGCCCAAGCTCAAGGTCGGCATCTGCGGCGAGCATGGCGGTGAGCCGCGCTCGGTCGCATTCTGTCACACCGTCGGCATGAACTACGTGAGCTGCTCGCCGTTCCGCGTGCCGATCGCGCGGCTTGCGGCGGCCCAGGCGGCCATCGAGGAGAAGCGCCAGGCGGCGGCGCCGGCTCGGAAGGCGGCGGCCAAGAAGAAGGCCGCACCCCGAAAGAAGGTGTCCAAGAAGGCGTCGGCGAAGAAGGCGGCGGCGAAAAAGCCGGTCGCCAAGAAGAAGGCGGTCGCGCGACGTGCCGCAAAGAAGAAGGTAACCAAGAAAGCGTCGGCGAAGAAGTCGGCCGCCAGGAAGAAGTCCCGCCGCAGGGCGAGGTAG
- a CDS encoding adenine phosphoribosyltransferase, which produces MVELRDELLATIRDVRDFPKPGIVFKDITPVLSDAELFSRVIEHFADRYEGEDVSAVCGIESRGFIFGAALAYELGVPFVPIRKKGKLPAVVVSASYALEYGHDSIEMHRDALQADDRVVIFDDLIATGGTAEASTKLVKALGAEVIEVACVIELAFLNPRDKLDDYKVYSLVSYDAE; this is translated from the coding sequence ATGGTTGAGCTGCGTGACGAACTGCTGGCAACGATTCGCGACGTGCGCGATTTCCCCAAGCCCGGTATTGTGTTCAAAGATATCACGCCCGTGCTCAGCGACGCCGAGCTGTTCAGCCGCGTCATCGAGCATTTCGCCGATCGATACGAGGGCGAGGACGTGAGCGCCGTGTGCGGCATCGAGAGCCGCGGCTTCATCTTCGGCGCGGCGCTCGCCTACGAGCTTGGCGTGCCGTTCGTGCCGATCCGCAAGAAGGGCAAACTGCCCGCGGTCGTCGTGAGCGCCTCGTATGCGCTCGAATACGGCCATGACTCGATCGAGATGCACCGCGATGCGCTCCAGGCCGACGATCGCGTGGTGATCTTCGACGACCTGATCGCCACCGGCGGCACGGCGGAGGCTTCGACCAAGCTTGTCAAGGCCCTCGGCGCTGAGGTAATCGAGGTCGCCTGCGTCATCGAGCTGGCCTTCCTCAACCCGCGCGATAAGCTCGACGACTACAAGGTCTACTCCCTCGTCTCCTACGACGCGGAGTAG
- a CDS encoding alpha,alpha-trehalase: protein MAAIPSPKRHTAQGHIPTFEGTRDRLPAPIYDENPAFVACYWKAWELAFRNFHLPTEQNGFVSPFIDAAFNQNIFLWDTCFMTMFCNYAHGLTPGIASLDNFYVKQHDTGEVNREIDRTTGHDFEPWINRDDRPLFSRWGWWAGDSGNRGAAPVEYRGRDVPSPNPRCTLDALDHPLFAWAEMEAFRVTGDVERLRRVWSPLTRYYAALHKYLRQGNGLYMTDWASMDNSQRNPHLARGGTAVDTSSEMVLFARLLAEMADVLIKPNDAAAYRAEADSTAARINALMWDEARQFYFDLSVDGAQGAVKTIAAFWTLLAGVALPQQAAALVRELENPATFKTLHRVPSLAANESQFTPDGHYWCGGVWPSTNMMVVRGLDRCGFADLARTIALNHVEHVTAVFLDTDTLWEDYAPMRVAPGNPARPDFVGWTGIGPISFLLECAVGLRPDAPARTLTWTIRTNQRVGCERYRLGGRIVSLICEPPDGAGRRELSVESDGGVHLHIRLNEQSHRFDVKAGKPLRVCL, encoded by the coding sequence ATGGCCGCCATACCTTCACCGAAACGACATACCGCCCAAGGCCATATTCCCACGTTTGAGGGGACGCGCGACCGCCTGCCGGCCCCGATCTACGACGAGAATCCGGCGTTCGTCGCCTGCTACTGGAAGGCGTGGGAGCTGGCGTTCCGCAATTTCCACCTGCCGACGGAGCAGAACGGGTTCGTCTCGCCGTTCATCGACGCGGCGTTCAACCAGAACATCTTCCTGTGGGACACGTGCTTCATGACGATGTTCTGCAACTACGCGCACGGGCTCACGCCCGGCATCGCGTCGCTCGACAACTTCTACGTCAAACAGCACGACACCGGCGAGGTCAACCGCGAGATCGACCGCACGACTGGCCACGACTTCGAGCCGTGGATCAATCGCGACGACCGGCCGCTCTTCAGCCGGTGGGGTTGGTGGGCGGGCGATAGCGGCAACCGCGGTGCGGCGCCGGTCGAGTACCGCGGCCGCGACGTACCGTCGCCCAACCCGCGCTGCACGCTCGACGCGCTGGATCATCCGCTGTTCGCCTGGGCGGAGATGGAGGCTTTCCGCGTCACCGGCGATGTCGAACGGCTCCGGCGCGTCTGGTCGCCGCTGACACGGTACTATGCGGCGCTGCACAAGTACCTGCGCCAGGGCAACGGCCTGTACATGACGGACTGGGCAAGCATGGACAACTCGCAGCGCAATCCCCACCTGGCCCGCGGCGGCACGGCCGTGGACACGTCGTCGGAGATGGTGCTGTTTGCCCGTCTCCTGGCCGAGATGGCCGACGTCCTCATAAAGCCGAACGACGCCGCGGCGTACCGCGCGGAGGCCGATTCGACCGCGGCGAGAATCAACGCGCTGATGTGGGACGAGGCACGACAGTTTTACTTCGACCTCTCTGTCGACGGCGCGCAAGGGGCCGTCAAAACAATCGCGGCCTTCTGGACGCTGCTGGCGGGCGTCGCGTTGCCGCAACAGGCAGCCGCGCTGGTCCGCGAGCTGGAAAACCCCGCCACGTTCAAGACGCTCCACCGCGTGCCGTCGCTCGCCGCGAACGAGAGCCAGTTCACCCCGGACGGCCATTACTGGTGCGGCGGTGTCTGGCCGTCGACCAACATGATGGTCGTGCGCGGCCTGGATCGCTGCGGGTTCGCCGACTTGGCGCGCACAATCGCACTCAACCACGTCGAGCACGTCACGGCCGTGTTCCTCGACACCGACACGCTCTGGGAAGACTACGCGCCGATGCGCGTGGCGCCCGGCAACCCGGCGCGACCGGACTTCGTCGGCTGGACGGGTATCGGGCCGATTTCGTTCCTGCTCGAGTGCGCCGTCGGACTGCGTCCGGACGCCCCCGCCCGAACGCTGACGTGGACAATCCGCACCAATCAACGCGTCGGCTGCGAACGCTACCGTCTCGGTGGGCGCATCGTGTCCTTGATCTGCGAGCCGCCGGACGGTGCCGGCCGCCGCGAGCTGAGCGTCGAGAGCGACGGCGGTGTTCACCTGCACATTCGGTTGAACGAGCAGTCACACAGGTTCGACGTGAAGGCCGGCAAGCCGTTGCGCGTTTGCCTGTAA
- a CDS encoding IS630 family transposase — protein sequence MAKATVITLTDQERVTLQRWARGGRTEQRLALRSRMVLAAAEGGKTKDIAARLHTWPWLVSKWRGRMARQGLAGLRDAPRSGQPRRYTAQTERRVLALLDEAPPSGHATWTAPLVAERLGTTADYVWRVLRAHGIHLQRRRSWCVSTDPEFAQKAADIVGLYLDPPQNAVVLSVDEKPQIQALERAQGWLRLPNGKALNGYSHAYRRHGTTTLFAALEVATGQVKAGHFARRRRREFLQFMNEVVAAWPERQLHVIVDNLNTHKPKRDRWLGRHPNVHFHYTPTYASWLNQIETWFSILSRRALRGASFTSPRQLREAIDAFVQAHNDKAAPFVWTKREVHAKGLKKRYSDLCK from the coding sequence ATGGCCAAGGCGACCGTGATCACACTGACCGATCAGGAACGGGTTACCCTGCAGCGCTGGGCGCGTGGCGGGCGCACCGAGCAGCGGCTGGCGTTGCGCTCGCGCATGGTCCTGGCTGCCGCCGAGGGTGGCAAGACCAAAGACATCGCCGCGCGGTTGCACACCTGGCCGTGGCTGGTAAGCAAGTGGCGTGGGCGCATGGCGCGCCAGGGGCTGGCCGGGCTGCGGGACGCGCCCCGCTCGGGCCAGCCGCGCCGCTACACGGCTCAGACCGAGCGCCGAGTGCTCGCGCTGCTTGACGAGGCGCCGCCATCGGGCCACGCCACCTGGACGGCGCCTCTTGTGGCCGAGCGGCTCGGGACCACGGCGGACTATGTCTGGCGCGTGTTGCGCGCCCACGGCATCCACTTGCAGCGCCGGCGCAGCTGGTGCGTCTCGACCGACCCGGAGTTCGCCCAGAAGGCGGCCGACATCGTGGGCCTCTACCTTGATCCGCCGCAGAACGCCGTGGTGCTTTCGGTCGACGAGAAGCCCCAGATCCAGGCCCTCGAACGGGCCCAGGGCTGGCTGCGGCTGCCCAACGGCAAGGCCCTCAACGGCTACAGCCACGCCTATAGGCGCCATGGCACCACGACGCTGTTTGCTGCCCTCGAGGTTGCCACGGGCCAGGTCAAGGCCGGCCACTTTGCCCGTCGCCGGCGGCGTGAGTTCCTTCAGTTCATGAACGAGGTGGTGGCCGCCTGGCCGGAGCGCCAACTGCACGTGATCGTTGACAACCTCAACACCCACAAGCCCAAGCGAGACCGGTGGTTGGGGCGTCATCCCAACGTGCACTTCCATTACACTCCGACCTACGCCTCGTGGCTCAACCAGATCGAGACCTGGTTCAGCATCCTGAGCCGCCGGGCGCTTCGAGGCGCCAGCTTCACCTCGCCGCGCCAGTTGCGCGAGGCCATCGACGCCTTCGTCCAAGCCCATAACGACAAGGCGGCTCCCTTTGTCTGGACCAAACGCGAAGTGCATGCCAAAGGCCTCAAAAAACGTTATTCGGACTTATGCAAGTAG
- the rpsP gene encoding 30S ribosomal protein S16: MALVIRLRKLGTKGQPFFRIAVTESATARDGRFVEEIGWYDPKKSGNNSSVDEERARYWMSKGAKPSDTVRSVFKRHGLIGPGKTAKTAVKVAAAVEQAVEPAPEPTAAETGEQPE, translated from the coding sequence ATGGCGTTAGTCATCCGACTGCGCAAACTGGGGACGAAAGGACAGCCCTTTTTCCGCATTGCCGTGACCGAGAGCGCCACGGCACGCGACGGCCGGTTCGTCGAGGAGATCGGCTGGTACGACCCGAAGAAGAGCGGCAACAACTCGAGCGTCGACGAGGAACGCGCCCGGTACTGGATGTCGAAAGGCGCCAAGCCCAGCGACACCGTGCGGAGCGTCTTCAAGAGGCACGGCCTCATCGGCCCCGGCAAGACGGCGAAGACCGCTGTGAAAGTCGCCGCGGCCGTCGAGCAGGCCGTCGAGCCGGCGCCTGAGCCCACGGCCGCCGAGACCGGCGAGCAGCCCGAGTAG
- a CDS encoding KH domain-containing protein, which translates to MKQFIEFVVKSLVEHPGDVQITEANGEDGKTRVLELKCHPDDVGQIIGRNGRTIKALRTLLVTAAARTGMRAVLELADGEADYADAGADETAEDAVASDEQ; encoded by the coding sequence ATGAAGCAGTTCATCGAGTTCGTCGTCAAGAGCCTCGTCGAGCATCCCGGCGACGTCCAGATCACCGAGGCCAACGGCGAAGACGGCAAGACGCGCGTGCTCGAGCTCAAGTGCCATCCCGACGACGTCGGCCAGATCATCGGCCGCAACGGGCGCACGATCAAGGCGCTGCGCACGCTGCTCGTGACCGCCGCGGCCCGCACCGGCATGCGCGCCGTGCTCGAGCTGGCCGACGGCGAAGCCGACTACGCCGATGCCGGCGCCGACGAAACCGCCGAAGACGCGGTCGCCTCGGACGAGCAATAG